The Deltaproteobacteria bacterium genome includes a window with the following:
- a CDS encoding transposase, translating into MQELTLTNDGKYLVALKREWAAGTCAIVFSGAELMARLAVLVPPPRVHTTRYFGVWAPRSKMRRLVTPCSPAPGLIYESGSGPVGANFAYDLFCLAQYMF; encoded by the coding sequence GTGCAAGAGCTCACTTTAACTAACGACGGCAAATACCTCGTTGCGCTCAAACGGGAATGGGCTGCTGGAACCTGTGCGATTGTTTTTTCAGGCGCAGAGCTCATGGCTCGCCTGGCGGTACTGGTGCCGCCGCCAAGGGTACATACGACCAGATACTTTGGTGTATGGGCGCCACGCTCGAAAATGCGTCGGCTCGTGACGCCATGCTCTCCCGCACCGGGCCTGATCTACGAAAGTGGATCAGGCCCAGTTGGCGCTAATTTCGCTTATGATCTATTTTGTTTAGCGCAATATATGTTTTAG